CCATAGGACCCCGCCAACTCGAGCATGACGAAGCCGTGGATCGCGGCCCAGAACTGCGCGGCGGTGGCCACCACGGCAGCGTCGTCGTCGGGTGCGCCATCGATGCGCCCGGCCTGCATCGATCGGTGTACACCGCGCACGACGTGCGCGAAGCTGGGGTAGTGGTCGTTGATCTCGGCCAGGGTCAGCGTCAGCACGTTGTGAGCCGGCGCGTTGATGCCATGCGCGCTGGTGCTGCCGAACATCAACCGGTACATGTGCGGCCGTTCGATCGCGTAGCGCCGGTATGCGATGCCCGTGGCCATCAGATCGGCGACGGGATCCGAGGTTTCCGGCATCGTCATCGCCTCGTCGAACTGGCGCAGACCCTCGTCGGCGACGGCGGCGATCAGGCCGGGCATCCCGCTGAAATACGTGTACACCGCCATCGTCGAGGTGCCCGCAGCGCTCGCGATCTTGCGGGTCTGCAGCCCGTCCGGCCCGTCCTGATTGAGCGTGTCGACGGCGACGC
The sequence above is a segment of the Candidatus Mycobacterium wuenschmannii genome. Coding sequences within it:
- a CDS encoding TetR/AcrR family transcriptional regulator, producing MPPTAERNVRDELLRVAVDTLNQDGPDGLQTRKIASAAGTSTMAVYTYFSGMPGLIAAVADEGLRQFDEAMTMPETSDPVADLMATGIAYRRYAIERPHMYRLMFGSTSAHGINAPAHNVLTLTLAEINDHYPSFAHVVRGVHRSMQAGRIDGAPDDDAAVVATAAQFWAAIHGFVMLELAGSYGAQGSAVGPVLAALTTNLLVALGDSPELVRKSQLASVQR